DNA sequence from the Novipirellula aureliae genome:
TGAAAGTCTTGAATACGTCAATAATCTCGGTGTTTTTGCGTTTGCCCCGATCGAGTCGTTCGAGTCGGCAAAATGCTCTTGACATGAGAAACCGTTGATACTGCTTTTTCGTGCTCAAACGCACTAAAGAATTGGGCCTATTTGGCTCGACAATAAACTTGGGATCGAGGTGTTTTCTCCCACGCAACTTTTTGCTCCTGTTACTTGTTTGGTTTACCAGACGTTTTTTGTGGATGCGAATCGAAGTTTGAGAGACGACACATCACCACTCGAGCCACCCCAGGGGGGAATCTGGGAAACGCGTTACTTCCTTTTCAGTTTTGCCTTGATCGGAAACGACAAGCTCAAGACCGACGACGAAGTAAGCAGCACTGATTTATCGTTCGATCGTTTTTGATTGCTCGAAACGAAATAACGTGGACCCTTTGAGTGTTTACTTCGGCACTTGATTGGAAAACGCTTCGCGAAGAGTGATTTTGGAAATGCGATATTGCGCGAAATCACTGCACGCAGCTTCTGTGCCCCTGAAAACCGACCATTCGTCATGATTGGTCGTGCTAAATTTACAACCAACCGCGAGGAATCCCGTTCGGTAAGTGTCGCAGGACGCGAGCCGGCAGGCCCGACCCAGCGTAAGAAAGACGTTTTGCCAACTCATTCGATTTCACCCACATTTCGAATGTCACGACCGCTTCAGGACCGGGCGAGCAAAATCTCTTGACAACGAAGAAGGCCGCTAGAACAAATGGTTACCGACGCACCATTGTTCGAGGGAAATTAACGAGGCGTTATGGAGAACCTATAATGAAGGTCTTCACAACTGGACAGGTCGCAAAGATCTGTAAAGTGGCTCCGAGAACCGTGTCAAAGTGGTTCGATTCGGGGCGTTTAAAGGGCTATCGCATTCCTGGAAGTCAGGACCGGCGAATCCCGCGAGAGTATTTGATTAAGTTCCTTAAGGAACACGGTATGCCCCTGGGGGATCTGGAAGACGAAGCGATGGCGAAATGCCTGATCGTTGCCCAAGACCAGGTGCTGATCGAGAACCTCAAGCGAGAATTACCGCCTGAGAAAGCGTTCAAAGTGGCTGTCGCTGCGAGCGGTTTCGAAGCGGGGATTCAAGCGGAAAGCTTTAATCCGGATTGTATCATTGTTGACTTCTCGATCGGTAAGATCGAGGCTGTTCAGATTTGTCAAAATCTGCGCAAGAATATCGACTTTACCGATATCGTCCTGATTGCATTGCTTCCCGATGACGGGCAACCGATGAGCTTCGACCGAAGCAGTATCAACGAGACGTTCAAGAAGCCTTTCGACGCGCATTTGCTCGCCGAACGACTTCGAACCCTCGTCGGAAGCAAGAAAGAATTGGTCTAGTTCG
Encoded proteins:
- a CDS encoding helix-turn-helix domain-containing protein yields the protein MKVFTTGQVAKICKVAPRTVSKWFDSGRLKGYRIPGSQDRRIPREYLIKFLKEHGMPLGDLEDEAMAKCLIVAQDQVLIENLKRELPPEKAFKVAVAASGFEAGIQAESFNPDCIIVDFSIGKIEAVQICQNLRKNIDFTDIVLIALLPDDGQPMSFDRSSINETFKKPFDAHLLAERLRTLVGSKKELV